The nucleotide sequence CCGGCAGCAGCCGCCGCACGCCATCCTGCCCGTCTTCGGGGTCAAAATAGTAGGAACCCCACCCGTCGCCGATCTCGTGGTCGTCCCAGATCATGTAGGTGGGAAAGCCGTCGAACACCTGCTGAACGCTCTCGAACCCCCAGTAGCCGCGGTAGATGTCGCGGTACCAGCTGAGCATCGCCTTCTCGTCCGGCAGCAGCCGCCCGTCCTCCTTGCGCATCGTGCGGTTGAGATGGCGCCAGATGTCGAGGGTCTCCACCCCGTCGCTGTAGCACACGTCGCCGCCGGCGATGACGAGATCCACCTCGTTCTCGTGGCGGCGCAGGGTGGCGCCGAGGAAATCCCACATGTCGAGGTTCGCCGTCTCGGTGCGCTGGTGGAACAGGCCGTTCACCGCGTAGGGCTTGTGGCAGGAAAACAGCGCGAACTGGAACGCCCGGCGCTCGTTCTCGGGCGGCGGCGTGCGGAACCGGCGCAGCCGGTTGTGTCCCAGCACCACCCGCTCGCGGTCGCGGGCGTAGAGGACGTAGCCGTAGCGGGTATCGGGGGCGAGCCCACGCAGTTCCACCACCCGGGTGGTGTCGGCCGCGTAGTCGGCGATCTCGAAGTCCTCCCGCCGCATCTCCGGCAGCACAGCCGACGCATCTTCGAGCGGCAACGGCGCGGCGCTCAACGCGGCCCGCAGCCCCGCCTCCCCGGCGGACGATGCGAGCGCAGCCTCGCGGGGGTACACGAGCAGGGAGAACTCGCCCGGCCGCCCGGTACGCAGCCACACCCGCGCGCTGTCCGAGGTGGCGTGCCCGATGATCGCCGCCACCTTCAGGCGCGCGTTCGGCCAAGGCCGGTCGGTCTTGAAGACGAACGAGTCAGGGATATGGGATTGGGCCACGTGTTTCCTCCCGGCGGGTCGATTCCGTTCAGCCGCCGGCGCCCGCCACGACGGCCTGATTCAAACAGACCACTCTCGTAAGATCTCCGAGGCGCTTGCCGCACCCCTGTCACCGGCATCGCACGGCGTCACTCCAACAGTTCCCGTTACGACAATGTTCCAGTCCCTCCACCGGTTCGTAGAGCCGGCTCAAGCCCCTGCGGCGCTCCCACCAGACCGATCCCGTAGTGTCTGCGATCGTGGACCGGAAACAGCCACACAACATACCCGGACCGCATTCCAGCAGTCGGTGGACGGTCGCGCTGTCGCGACGACGCCCCTTCTCTTGGTAGTGAA is from Deltaproteobacteria bacterium and encodes:
- a CDS encoding alkaline phosphatase D family protein; translation: MAQSHIPDSFVFKTDRPWPNARLKVAAIIGHATSDSARVWLRTGRPGEFSLLVYPREAALASSAGEAGLRAALSAAPLPLEDASAVLPEMRREDFEIADYAADTTRVVELRGLAPDTRYGYVLYARDRERVVLGHNRLRRFRTPPPENERRAFQFALFSCHKPYAVNGLFHQRTETANLDMWDFLGATLRRHENEVDLVIAGGDVCYSDGVETLDIWRHLNRTMRKEDGRLLPDEKAMLSWYRDIYRGYWGFESVQQVFDGFPTYMIWDDHEIGDGWGSYYFDPEDGQDGVRRLLPDFEERGLSHGEGRELMRRMFRAARRAYFEYEHSHNPPTADGALDYGFRRGGCAFYVLDGRGQRDVERQSYRILGREQFDRFAAWVGGLTPEDTPFLFVVSAVPVLHTRAALVQADEHLGGLGDDLRDSWEHELHTTEREALMKVLFDAAARGIKVSVLSGDVHVSAVFAIEDGAGHRIYQLTSSAITYSLSLPQSWVLRLGAADDGETAEGYRFERLALYTQSSYALISVDPQAGEAWFKLYSGQALDAPPAVGGGAVALSHSLAKICLFQNGGELERGA